The following proteins are encoded in a genomic region of Gimesia algae:
- a CDS encoding BlaI/MecI/CopY family transcriptional regulator — protein MAKADPSPLTEIQREIMEVVWQREEVTVSEMREALSARRPLARNTVQTMLVRLEEKGWLKHREQGRTFVYSANRPRTASLGAKVSQMVDRLFAGSPEEMVTALLEYRGLSADEAARIRAMIEAAETDPNQKAKKRRQSP, from the coding sequence ATGGCGAAAGCAGATCCCAGTCCGCTGACGGAAATTCAGCGCGAGATTATGGAAGTCGTGTGGCAGCGCGAGGAAGTGACGGTGAGTGAAATGCGGGAAGCGTTGTCAGCCCGCCGTCCACTGGCCCGTAATACCGTGCAGACCATGCTCGTGCGACTGGAAGAAAAGGGCTGGCTCAAACACCGCGAACAGGGGCGAACGTTCGTCTATTCCGCAAATCGTCCCCGCACAGCTTCGCTGGGTGCCAAAGTCTCGCAGATGGTGGATCGTCTGTTTGCCGGTTCCCCGGAGGAAATGGTGACTGCGCTATTGGAATACCGGGGCCTGTCTGCCGATGAAGCCGCACGGATTCGTGCCATGATTGAAGCAGCCGAGACCGATCCGAATCAAAAAGCCAAAAAACGGAGGCAATCCCCATGA
- a CDS encoding M56 family metallopeptidase, translating to MIIFDFWNPDDLLLTGGMNVLLQVTFVTATALLLALFLRRNPAARYGLLCSALILILLTPVITLVMQVSGKSLWTFSLESDDLASRPGTEVRYDPVVVDSLPMISSAGNRERQYAAQAALPDPTEPGTLKRELHSGSVLELSRTPKKLALVASVVPTKEAEAVHTLRITLQSVLLIWLVGTVIVLIRQFTGWSRLTAILRTAKPNTSACLAESFSEAGRMFPQNRLPELVLSAHISGPVSTGLFRPRVIFPEQIAGQITPEALRDIFIHEIAHSVRRDQVILLIQNLVSALCWLHPLVKVLNRQLAQAREEVCDNFVLTETDAPSYSRTLLSLARLIPSERVLPGAIGLFTSRWKLEHRVAGLLDQKRSRLTRLSKKKLLLLVVLSLSMAAGIAAVTFTPAVAQTDESKPTEPVAKGFTVRGTITTHEGKPAAGAQVKVIGLKPVDETKPDRKMLAEGVADKSGHYELSLPADARKKYTEMSLLARTEFSGIYSRARKWHGDTMTVDQKLPVPSNGVIQFVDPEGRPAKHLSLEMELLNIKISATPSAAIQPLQTAVKPAKRPQNRMNIGPDSILTFSPRKTDDQGKLLLNMFDLRRGVTLKIPGSEKFAPQWVILNSGQPEERSKHDGTYRDIVKNIKPGEELTIVLAPAQWFSGRVLLGDSGKPAANTRIKIWASQEEPFGSMVSVEGKTDEAGRFRLNPRPGVRFGIVAYPPPGTPYLTREVKDLRWTPETSKEIEIKLDKVVLAEGFVRDAKTGQPLQGASVQYYPEMTNDKRLLDDIVSGWQSSQKTDTSGKFQIPVLPGPGTLLVHAAEKNYILQERDSEVLNSGKPGGTRMYAHAFQKINPAKDETLKPMKIEMQPGATVAGTLIDEQGQSIKHAIMISRLKLDPLSPDWRGLPVELNNDTFELHGLREGVEYPVYFLDPKNRLGAVAKISARTKGSKIVLKPCGSANARYVDSDGKPIAEKIIGGLYLVVTPGTPKYDFQAIRSGKLWADEELVFNIDRVNYSLPSACTTDADGKQTFPALIPGATYRHVKIVNGQPQITHEFTLQPGEQKDLGEIEIQLNE from the coding sequence ATGATCATATTTGATTTCTGGAACCCCGATGACCTGCTCCTGACGGGTGGCATGAATGTGCTGCTGCAGGTGACGTTTGTGACCGCGACTGCGTTGTTGCTGGCTTTGTTCCTGCGTCGAAATCCTGCGGCCCGCTATGGTCTGCTGTGTTCGGCGTTGATCCTGATCCTGCTGACTCCTGTGATTACGCTGGTCATGCAGGTTTCAGGAAAAAGTCTGTGGACTTTCTCACTGGAATCAGATGATTTGGCTTCCCGCCCAGGTACTGAGGTGAGGTATGATCCAGTCGTAGTCGATTCCTTACCCATGATCTCCTCAGCCGGGAACCGCGAACGACAATATGCAGCACAGGCTGCATTACCTGATCCGACAGAACCGGGCACACTCAAGCGGGAACTACATTCCGGTTCCGTGCTGGAATTATCCAGGACACCGAAAAAATTGGCACTCGTCGCGAGTGTCGTTCCCACGAAGGAAGCAGAAGCCGTTCACACACTCCGCATTACGCTACAGAGTGTTCTACTTATCTGGCTGGTCGGAACGGTCATCGTACTGATCAGGCAGTTCACAGGCTGGTCTCGACTCACCGCTATTTTGCGTACTGCGAAACCCAATACGAGTGCCTGCCTGGCAGAGTCGTTCTCGGAAGCGGGACGAATGTTTCCACAAAACCGTCTGCCGGAACTGGTTTTGTCAGCGCACATATCAGGGCCCGTTTCCACCGGTCTGTTCAGGCCGCGGGTCATTTTTCCGGAACAGATTGCCGGTCAGATCACTCCCGAGGCATTGCGGGATATTTTCATTCACGAAATCGCGCATAGCGTTCGCCGCGACCAGGTGATTCTGCTGATCCAAAACCTGGTGTCAGCATTGTGCTGGTTGCATCCACTTGTGAAAGTCTTGAACCGGCAACTGGCACAGGCGCGTGAGGAAGTCTGCGACAACTTTGTGCTGACGGAAACCGATGCGCCATCGTACAGTCGAACATTGTTAAGCCTGGCCAGGCTGATTCCAAGTGAGCGGGTCCTGCCCGGTGCGATCGGCCTGTTTACCTCGCGCTGGAAGCTCGAACATCGGGTCGCCGGCCTGCTCGATCAAAAACGGAGTCGCTTAACCCGGCTCTCAAAAAAGAAACTGCTGCTCCTCGTCGTGCTCTCACTCAGCATGGCAGCGGGTATCGCGGCGGTAACCTTCACGCCGGCGGTCGCTCAAACTGATGAATCAAAGCCGACCGAACCCGTGGCGAAAGGATTCACAGTACGGGGTACCATTACCACCCACGAAGGAAAACCGGCCGCAGGGGCACAGGTGAAAGTCATCGGGTTGAAACCTGTGGATGAGACAAAACCCGATCGAAAAATGCTGGCAGAAGGAGTGGCGGACAAGTCAGGTCACTACGAACTGTCGCTGCCTGCTGATGCGCGGAAAAAGTATACTGAGATGAGCCTCCTCGCCCGGACAGAATTCTCGGGGATCTACTCACGGGCCAGAAAATGGCACGGTGATACCATGACCGTCGATCAGAAACTTCCCGTACCATCAAACGGTGTCATCCAGTTCGTCGATCCGGAAGGACGGCCTGCGAAACATTTATCGCTGGAGATGGAACTGCTCAACATCAAAATCTCGGCGACTCCCAGTGCCGCCATCCAACCTTTGCAGACTGCAGTTAAACCGGCCAAACGCCCTCAGAATAGAATGAACATTGGCCCTGATTCCATCCTGACCTTCAGTCCCCGCAAAACTGATGACCAGGGCAAACTGTTGCTGAACATGTTTGATCTGCGAAGAGGAGTCACTCTGAAAATTCCCGGCTCCGAGAAATTCGCTCCGCAGTGGGTAATCCTCAATTCGGGTCAACCCGAAGAACGCAGCAAACACGACGGAACATATCGTGACATTGTCAAAAATATCAAGCCGGGGGAAGAGCTGACGATTGTACTCGCACCGGCACAGTGGTTTTCAGGCCGAGTTCTGCTGGGCGACAGCGGAAAACCTGCTGCCAATACTCGAATTAAAATCTGGGCCAGCCAGGAGGAACCCTTTGGTTCGATGGTTTCGGTTGAAGGTAAGACCGACGAAGCGGGACGTTTTCGGTTGAATCCCCGTCCGGGCGTCCGATTCGGGATTGTCGCCTATCCGCCTCCAGGGACTCCCTATCTCACCCGGGAAGTAAAAGACCTGCGCTGGACTCCTGAAACTTCGAAAGAGATTGAGATTAAACTCGACAAGGTTGTGCTGGCAGAAGGCTTTGTCCGCGACGCAAAGACCGGCCAGCCGTTACAAGGGGCCTCGGTCCAGTATTATCCCGAGATGACCAACGACAAAAGACTGCTGGATGACATCGTCTCTGGCTGGCAAAGTAGTCAGAAAACAGACACGTCAGGGAAGTTTCAGATTCCCGTCTTACCCGGCCCGGGTACGTTACTCGTCCATGCGGCGGAGAAAAACTACATCCTGCAGGAACGGGACTCGGAAGTTCTTAACAGTGGGAAACCAGGGGGCACGCGAATGTACGCGCACGCCTTCCAGAAGATCAATCCGGCTAAAGATGAAACTCTGAAACCGATGAAAATAGAGATGCAGCCGGGTGCAACCGTCGCCGGAACGCTCATCGACGAACAAGGCCAATCGATCAAACACGCGATCATGATTTCAAGGCTGAAACTAGACCCATTGTCACCCGACTGGCGCGGTCTTCCCGTCGAATTAAACAATGACACGTTCGAACTTCATGGACTACGTGAAGGCGTCGAATACCCGGTCTATTTTCTCGACCCGAAGAACCGTCTGGGTGCCGTCGCAAAGATCAGTGCCAGGACCAAAGGATCCAAAATTGTGCTCAAGCCCTGTGGCTCTGCAAATGCGAGATACGTGGATTCCGACGGAAAACCCATCGCAGAGAAAATTATCGGCGGCTTGTACCTGGTCGTTACGCCTGGTACCCCAAAGTACGATTTTCAGGCAATACGAAGTGGCAAATTATGGGCGGATGAAGAACTCGTATTTAATATTGACCGAGTCAATTACAGTTTGCCATCCGCATGCACCACCGATGCAGACGGAAAACAGACATTTCCCGCTCTGATTCCCGGTGCAACATATCGTCACGTCAAGATCGTCAACGGGCAGCCCCAGATCACTCATGAATTTACCCTGCAGCCTGGTGAGCAGAAAGACCTGGGTGAGATCGAAATCCAACTCAATGAGTGA